A single window of Nocardia sp. NBC_01327 DNA harbors:
- a CDS encoding nuclear transport factor 2 family protein → MNTHDQVRELCRRWAAAEQLEDVVALDKMSTPDFEVVGPAGFVLDKSAWLDRFRTGALHIRSVTWQDEIGVRAYGTAALAIGRYVQDGEYQGNPANGRFRSTHFAILRDGAWLLAGLHLSTSVGP, encoded by the coding sequence ATGAATACGCACGATCAGGTACGCGAACTGTGCCGGCGCTGGGCCGCGGCCGAACAGCTCGAAGATGTTGTCGCACTGGACAAGATGTCCACGCCTGATTTCGAGGTGGTCGGTCCCGCCGGCTTCGTCCTCGACAAGTCCGCATGGCTGGACCGCTTCCGCACCGGCGCCCTCCACATTCGATCCGTGACATGGCAGGACGAGATCGGCGTGCGTGCGTACGGCACCGCCGCGCTCGCGATCGGCCGGTACGTTCAGGACGGCGAATACCAGGGCAATCCTGCCAATGGCCGGTTCCGGAGCACACACTTCGCAATCCTGCGCGACGGCGCCTGGCTACTGGCGGGACTGCACCTGAGTACCAGCGTCGGACCCTAG
- a CDS encoding MFS transporter: MSSDRGGSGLPLGEVAEAPRASARQWSVLVVVSLAQLMIALDATVMNVALPSAQADLGFSDSDRGWVITSYTLAFGGLLLIGGRISDLLGRRRALIIGLTGFAVSSGVAGAARNLVELAAARAAQGAFAALLAPAVLGLVSVTFTDPRLRAKAFAVFGAIAGGGGAIGLVLGGLLTQTLSWRWCCYVNIALVGLVLAAGWSVLPGDRQVRRERLDITGAALVTGGITAVVFGFSQAAKTGWTSMSMLAPLALGVVALALFWLWEARVPNPLLPLDILRNRNRIGAVLTVACAVAGLLALFLFLTYYLQSVLGFSPLRAGTAFLPLSLAVFVSAQLIAGRWTPRVAPRTLIVPGLLAAALAMLLLTQLTPTSRYVTGVLPALVLLGAGVGCVFAPAISVATADVPHSQAGVVAAVVNAGQQVGGSLGVAVLNTVAAGAAARFLAHRPDRSAIAAVVHGYTTATAWAAALLFLAAIAAGLLINAHPRREQQ, from the coding sequence ATGAGTAGCGACAGAGGCGGGTCGGGGCTGCCGCTGGGGGAGGTGGCCGAGGCGCCCCGGGCGAGTGCGCGGCAGTGGAGTGTGCTCGTGGTTGTTTCCTTGGCGCAGTTGATGATTGCGCTCGACGCGACCGTGATGAACGTCGCGCTGCCCTCCGCGCAGGCCGACCTCGGGTTCTCCGATTCCGACCGGGGATGGGTGATCACCTCCTACACCCTGGCTTTCGGCGGGCTGCTGTTGATCGGTGGCCGGATCTCCGATCTGCTGGGGCGGCGGCGGGCCTTGATCATCGGGCTGACGGGTTTCGCGGTGTCGTCGGGGGTGGCAGGGGCCGCGAGGAACCTTGTCGAACTGGCGGCGGCGCGGGCGGCGCAGGGCGCGTTCGCGGCATTGCTGGCGCCTGCCGTGCTCGGGTTGGTGAGCGTGACGTTCACCGATCCGCGGTTGCGCGCCAAGGCATTTGCGGTGTTCGGCGCGATCGCCGGTGGTGGTGGCGCGATCGGGTTGGTGCTCGGCGGGCTGCTGACGCAGACACTGAGCTGGCGGTGGTGCTGTTATGTCAATATCGCATTGGTGGGGCTTGTCCTCGCGGCCGGTTGGTCCGTATTGCCGGGCGATCGGCAAGTACGCCGGGAACGGCTGGACATCACCGGGGCAGCCCTGGTCACCGGCGGTATCACGGCGGTGGTCTTCGGGTTCTCCCAAGCCGCGAAGACCGGCTGGACCTCGATGTCGATGCTCGCGCCACTGGCACTCGGGGTGGTCGCTCTGGCGCTGTTCTGGTTATGGGAGGCGCGGGTCCCGAATCCGCTGCTGCCACTGGACATCTTGAGAAATCGCAATCGGATCGGGGCCGTGCTGACGGTGGCCTGCGCGGTGGCCGGACTGCTCGCACTGTTCCTGTTCCTGACCTACTACCTGCAATCGGTCCTCGGATTCAGCCCACTGCGGGCCGGAACCGCTTTCCTGCCACTGTCATTGGCGGTTTTCGTCTCCGCGCAGCTCATCGCCGGACGATGGACGCCCCGCGTGGCGCCGCGCACGCTCATCGTCCCGGGTCTGCTCGCCGCCGCCCTCGCAATGCTGCTGCTCACACAGCTGACACCGACCAGTCGCTATGTCACCGGCGTGCTTCCCGCCCTGGTGCTCCTCGGCGCGGGAGTGGGATGTGTCTTCGCACCCGCGATCAGCGTGGCGACCGCCGATGTGCCGCACAGCCAAGCCGGTGTGGTCGCGGCCGTCGTCAATGCTGGTCAGCAAGTGGGCGGTTCACTGGGTGTCGCCGTGCTCAATACCGTCGCCGCCGGCGCCGCCGCCCGATTTCTCGCGCACCGCCCTGATCGGTCCGCGATCGCTGCCGTGGTCCACGGCTATACGACCGCGACCGCCTGGGCAGCCGCGCTCCTCTTCCTCGCCGCGATCGCGGCAGGTCTGCTCATCAACGCACATCCACGAAGGGAACAGCAATGA
- a CDS encoding Rv1733c family protein has product MAPWGRNPLMRGSDRFEGSICLLTVLVMVAAIPISLLIACATHSSAVARIRLDDAGKVPVTATVITAPLKEPVVAGVPSGRPQAPVRWNQRDRLVQTLTEVPATAKAGDRITLWLAPDGHPAAPPQQLDAAVIAGIGTGFATLLGVWFGAGVLYVLTGLVLSRRRSIGWAREWSQISGAVRHRRQ; this is encoded by the coding sequence ATGGCGCCGTGGGGCCGCAATCCACTGATGCGTGGTTCGGACCGATTCGAAGGATCGATCTGCCTCCTCACCGTGCTGGTGATGGTCGCCGCGATACCGATATCGCTGCTGATCGCCTGTGCCACACACTCATCCGCGGTGGCACGAATTCGGCTCGACGATGCGGGCAAGGTACCGGTGACTGCCACGGTGATCACTGCGCCGCTGAAGGAGCCGGTCGTGGCGGGCGTGCCGAGCGGCCGTCCGCAAGCGCCGGTGCGATGGAACCAGCGCGACCGCCTCGTCCAGACCCTGACCGAGGTTCCCGCGACAGCGAAAGCCGGTGATCGGATCACACTGTGGCTCGCACCGGACGGACATCCGGCAGCACCGCCGCAGCAGTTGGACGCGGCCGTGATCGCGGGAATCGGCACGGGATTCGCGACGCTGCTCGGAGTGTGGTTCGGTGCGGGCGTGCTGTACGTACTGACCGGCTTGGTACTCAGCCGGCGTCGCAGCATCGGCTGGGCGCGCGAGTGGTCGCAGATCAGCGGTGCGGTGAGACATCGCAGGCAATGA
- a CDS encoding YdcF family protein — translation MIAAAVTLINLPAGIASADSGSSSGSSGSSSGSASGSSDWADEFPSGPLPAPRGPATAIVVLGYGLLPDGAMRPELIERLQAGCIQALLAPASPVILTGGNARNGVTEAQAMGDWFMSHGISANRIHLEQDAQSTVDNADNSAAIIREIGARDAVVVTSADHIARAVRTFIEAGVDVVGTVTPEQVPRFDWLYQSMTHR, via the coding sequence GTGATCGCGGCAGCCGTCACTCTGATCAACCTGCCTGCCGGGATCGCGAGCGCGGACTCCGGATCGTCGTCGGGGTCGTCCGGATCGTCGTCGGGCTCGGCATCCGGGTCGTCCGACTGGGCCGACGAATTCCCGTCCGGACCGCTGCCCGCTCCGCGCGGGCCCGCCACCGCGATCGTCGTACTGGGCTACGGCCTGCTACCCGACGGCGCGATGCGGCCGGAACTCATCGAGCGGCTACAAGCCGGATGCATCCAAGCGTTGCTGGCGCCTGCCTCGCCCGTCATCCTCACCGGAGGCAATGCGCGCAACGGTGTCACCGAAGCGCAGGCGATGGGGGATTGGTTTATGTCGCACGGCATTTCGGCAAATCGGATCCATCTGGAGCAAGACGCTCAATCCACCGTGGACAACGCCGACAATTCCGCCGCGATCATCCGTGAAATCGGCGCACGCGACGCTGTCGTAGTGACCTCGGCCGACCATATTGCCCGTGCCGTCAGGACGTTCATCGAGGCGGGGGTGGACGTGGTCGGCACGGTGACCCCTGAGCAGGTACCCCGGTTCGATTGGCTCTACCAGTCGATGACTCACCGATAG
- the pnuC gene encoding nicotinamide riboside transporter PnuC, with protein sequence MNAAFELFGEHVLWTDAIGNVLSLAVVWLAIRKTVWTWPVQMAGALLLLSASLHAHVPGNVLKQLLFLVLACYGWLTWTRGTRDHRELLVRPGSRRERVILLGLLVVGTALVAELFAHLSWLHIAWSPWANAYVFVGSAIATFAQSRALVDFWIIWMLVDLVGVPLALKSGLYASGAVYGVFFVLVLLGFIRWRREYRARRDGLVVAGNGRE encoded by the coding sequence GTGAACGCGGCGTTCGAGCTGTTCGGGGAGCATGTGCTCTGGACCGACGCGATCGGGAATGTGCTGTCGCTGGCGGTGGTGTGGCTGGCCATCCGCAAGACGGTGTGGACCTGGCCCGTGCAGATGGCGGGTGCGCTATTGCTGCTGTCCGCATCGCTGCACGCGCACGTGCCCGGCAATGTGCTCAAGCAGCTGCTGTTTCTCGTGCTGGCCTGTTACGGCTGGCTGACGTGGACCCGCGGCACCAGGGACCATCGGGAGCTGCTGGTGCGGCCGGGTTCTCGCCGGGAGCGGGTAATTCTGCTGGGACTGCTCGTGGTCGGAACGGCGCTGGTGGCGGAACTGTTCGCGCATCTTTCGTGGCTGCATATCGCGTGGTCGCCGTGGGCGAATGCCTATGTATTCGTCGGCAGCGCCATTGCGACATTCGCGCAGAGCCGGGCGCTGGTGGATTTCTGGATCATCTGGATGCTGGTCGATCTGGTCGGTGTGCCGCTGGCGCTGAAGTCCGGGCTGTACGCCTCGGGAGCCGTATACGGAGTCTTCTTTGTGCTGGTGCTACTCGGGTTCATCCGATGGCGCCGTGAATACCGCGCTCGCCGAGACGGTCTCGTGGTCGCCGGGAATGGTCGCGAATAA
- a CDS encoding ferredoxin reductase encodes MGLVKWSIRPAAGVGAKKPKVNILRGLLARATTPLLPDDYLHLVNPLWTAREHRGKVVGHVRETADTATVTIRTGWGFPAAYKPGQYVGIGVQMNGRWRWRSYSLTSIDSAAKKTIAITVKANPDGFLSTHLVDGVAPSTVIRLAAPRGDFHLPEPVPDKILFVTAGSGITPVIAMLRSLESHGRRPDICHIHSAPTRGDVIFLEEMETLADKMPGYDLRLQLTREMGKVAVSRLDEWVPDWRERECWACGPAALLDAMESHYEGGGLRDRLHVERFAISRTDHGGEGGTVRFAVSGKKAEIDGATTLLESGENLGITMPFGCRMGICKTCVLPLAGGYVRDLRTGEERREGERIQTCISTVSGECTLDI; translated from the coding sequence GTGGGCCTCGTGAAGTGGAGTATCCGTCCGGCCGCAGGCGTCGGCGCGAAGAAGCCGAAGGTCAATATTCTGCGTGGACTGTTGGCGCGAGCTACCACGCCGCTGCTTCCCGATGACTACTTACACCTGGTCAATCCGCTGTGGACCGCCCGCGAACATCGCGGGAAGGTGGTCGGCCACGTCCGGGAGACAGCGGACACCGCCACGGTGACGATCCGTACGGGGTGGGGGTTTCCGGCGGCCTACAAACCTGGCCAGTATGTCGGCATCGGTGTACAGATGAACGGCCGCTGGCGCTGGCGTTCGTATTCGCTGACGTCCATCGACTCGGCCGCGAAGAAGACCATCGCGATCACCGTCAAGGCCAACCCCGACGGCTTCCTCTCCACCCATCTGGTGGATGGTGTCGCGCCCTCCACCGTCATCCGGCTGGCCGCACCGCGCGGAGATTTCCATCTACCGGAGCCGGTTCCGGACAAGATCCTGTTCGTCACCGCGGGCAGCGGCATCACGCCGGTGATCGCGATGCTGCGGTCGCTCGAATCGCACGGACGGCGGCCCGATATCTGCCACATCCATTCCGCGCCGACGCGCGGCGATGTCATCTTCCTCGAGGAGATGGAGACCCTCGCCGACAAGATGCCCGGCTACGACCTGCGACTTCAACTCACGCGAGAAATGGGCAAGGTCGCTGTGTCCCGGCTCGATGAGTGGGTACCCGACTGGCGTGAGCGCGAATGCTGGGCATGCGGGCCCGCGGCCCTGCTGGATGCGATGGAATCCCATTACGAGGGCGGCGGGCTGCGTGATCGCCTGCACGTCGAGCGGTTTGCCATCTCCCGGACCGATCACGGCGGCGAGGGCGGAACAGTGCGGTTCGCCGTCTCGGGCAAGAAGGCCGAGATTGACGGCGCCACAACGCTTCTCGAGTCCGGTGAGAATCTCGGCATCACCATGCCGTTCGGCTGCAGGATGGGCATCTGCAAGACCTGCGTCCTTCCGCTTGCCGGCGGATACGTCCGCGACCTGCGTACCGGCGAGGAGCGCCGCGAAGGAGAACGAATTCAAACGTGCATCAGCACCGTCTCCGGTGAATGCACTCTCGATATTTAG
- a CDS encoding fatty acid desaturase family protein, translating into MAITDIDTYAHLTADDIEALGAELDAIRRDIEDSRGDDDARYIRRAITLHRTLAVGGRIALMFSNRKPAWLAGTALLSLAKIIENMELGHNVMHGQWDWMNDPEIHSSSWEWDTTCPSVQWKHSHNFVHHKYTNIVGMDDDVGYGILRVTRDQRWEWWNVGNPVYNLILGTFFEWGVALHHLEVEKLRSGDKTWRQAFKDLRIIGTKVGKQAAKDYLIFPALAGPNWKTTLAADATANFVRNYWTYMVIFCGHFPDGAEKFTVAEFESEDQPRWYLRQMLGSANFRAGPLMRFMSGNLSHQIEHHLFPDLPSNRYEQIGVRVRELCDKYDLPYTTGSLGGQYLQSFRTIAKLALPNALLEATSDDAPETASELRFAIREGIQTHFGIDPETGKRRGLRTALRELKDAPVRKATHRRLRPGATA; encoded by the coding sequence ATGGCCATCACCGACATCGACACCTATGCCCATCTGACCGCCGACGATATCGAAGCGCTCGGTGCCGAACTCGACGCCATACGCCGCGATATAGAGGATTCGCGCGGCGACGATGACGCCCGGTACATCCGTCGCGCCATAACGCTCCACCGCACGCTCGCGGTCGGCGGCCGAATCGCCCTCATGTTCAGCAACCGCAAGCCCGCGTGGCTGGCGGGCACGGCGTTGCTCTCGCTCGCCAAGATCATCGAGAATATGGAGCTCGGCCACAATGTGATGCACGGGCAGTGGGACTGGATGAACGATCCGGAGATCCACTCGTCCTCGTGGGAGTGGGACACCACCTGCCCCAGCGTGCAGTGGAAACATTCGCACAACTTCGTCCACCACAAGTACACCAATATCGTCGGGATGGACGACGACGTCGGCTACGGCATTCTGCGCGTCACGCGTGATCAGCGGTGGGAGTGGTGGAATGTCGGAAACCCTGTCTACAACCTGATTCTCGGAACCTTTTTCGAGTGGGGCGTGGCCCTGCACCATCTCGAGGTGGAGAAGCTCCGCAGCGGCGACAAGACTTGGCGCCAGGCGTTCAAGGATCTGCGCATCATCGGCACCAAGGTCGGCAAGCAGGCGGCCAAGGACTATCTGATCTTCCCGGCGCTGGCCGGACCGAACTGGAAGACGACGCTGGCAGCCGATGCCACCGCGAACTTCGTCCGCAATTACTGGACCTACATGGTGATCTTTTGCGGCCACTTTCCCGACGGCGCAGAGAAATTCACCGTGGCGGAGTTCGAATCCGAGGACCAGCCGCGCTGGTATCTGCGACAGATGCTGGGATCCGCCAACTTCCGGGCAGGGCCCCTGATGCGCTTCATGAGCGGCAATCTCAGCCACCAGATCGAGCACCACCTGTTCCCCGATCTGCCGAGCAATCGGTACGAGCAGATCGGTGTGCGCGTGCGCGAGCTGTGCGACAAATACGACCTCCCCTATACGACCGGTTCACTCGGCGGCCAGTACCTGCAGTCGTTCCGGACGATCGCCAAGCTCGCGCTGCCGAATGCCTTGCTGGAGGCGACTTCCGACGATGCACCGGAAACGGCGTCGGAACTGCGGTTCGCAATCCGCGAGGGCATTCAGACCCACTTCGGCATCGACCCCGAAACCGGTAAGCGCCGTGGGCTGCGGACGGCTTTGCGCGAGTTGAAGGACGCACCGGTACGAAAGGCCACGCACCGTCGGCTGCGACCGGGGGCGACCGCATAA
- a CDS encoding TIGR03857 family LLM class F420-dependent oxidoreductase yields the protein MTDQLNELAYYCITRHPADARVLLPEARDAERLGLGSCMIGERMTVKDSAVLSGGLAGCTTDLGIAAAATNHHTRHPMVTATIGSTMQAITEGRYAMAFGRGMAANWKAIGLPPVTEAQLRDFVGILRRLWAGETIVNHEGPAGTWPVLYHQNGLDDAPPIGFVAVGPKTLELAGEIGDFVVLHTFFSDEATANSVAAVRRGAERAGKDPDSVRIWSCLATASDALSEEDQLRRRTGRLVTYLQAYADILISANGWDPQVWERIRATQLFQDAAAAGPIDASASVEVLEQFDALIPDEWLNSAAYGTPEQCVRKISREYDLGCHSVIMHGASPHELASVVDAYRADRPTLRRAVAANPGKFA from the coding sequence GTGACCGATCAACTGAACGAACTTGCCTACTACTGCATCACCCGGCACCCTGCCGACGCTCGTGTACTGCTGCCCGAGGCCCGCGACGCGGAGCGACTCGGACTCGGCTCATGCATGATCGGCGAGCGTATGACCGTCAAGGACTCGGCCGTCCTGTCCGGCGGCCTCGCCGGATGCACGACCGATCTCGGAATCGCCGCGGCGGCAACAAATCACCACACCCGGCATCCGATGGTGACGGCGACCATCGGCTCGACCATGCAGGCGATCACCGAGGGTCGATACGCCATGGCATTCGGACGGGGGATGGCGGCGAACTGGAAGGCGATCGGCCTGCCTCCCGTCACCGAAGCGCAGCTGCGCGATTTCGTCGGCATCCTGCGCCGCCTCTGGGCCGGTGAGACCATTGTGAATCACGAAGGGCCCGCGGGCACATGGCCTGTCCTCTACCACCAGAACGGTCTCGACGACGCGCCCCCGATCGGCTTTGTCGCGGTGGGCCCGAAGACCCTCGAACTCGCCGGTGAGATCGGCGACTTCGTCGTTCTGCACACCTTCTTCTCCGACGAGGCCACCGCGAATTCCGTTGCGGCGGTGCGGCGCGGCGCCGAACGGGCGGGCAAGGACCCCGACAGTGTCCGCATCTGGTCCTGCCTGGCGACCGCGAGCGACGCACTCTCCGAAGAGGATCAGCTGCGCCGGCGAACCGGGCGGCTGGTGACCTACCTGCAGGCGTATGCCGACATTCTGATCAGCGCCAATGGCTGGGATCCACAGGTGTGGGAGCGAATTCGCGCCACCCAGCTGTTCCAGGACGCCGCGGCGGCGGGCCCCATCGACGCGTCCGCCTCCGTCGAGGTGCTGGAGCAGTTCGACGCTCTCATCCCGGACGAATGGCTGAACTCGGCCGCATACGGCACCCCGGAGCAGTGCGTGCGGAAGATCTCCCGCGAATACGACCTCGGCTGCCACTCGGTCATCATGCACGGCGCGAGCCCGCACGAGCTGGCATCGGTGGTCGACGCCTACCGCGCCGACCGGCCCACGCTGCGCCGGGCTGTGGCGGCGAACCCGGGAAAGTTCGCCTGA
- a CDS encoding phosphotransferase family protein, whose product MSPSPDDQGMRLQRSSRDPAALVPRLTEWLATQLPDGADPELTLGSGIDSNGMSSETLTLTLRWREGGQTQVADLIARVVPSAGDFPVYEHYNLPDQFDVMRIVAEATDVRVPRVRFLEPTGDVLGSPFLLMDRVEGEVPPDVMPYTFGGNWLFDATPEQQRRVQEGTVEALAKLHAIPDAATTFAFLDPRYPGESVLERNLNRARAWYEFAARDIGPSPLVERILAWLKANLPEPSSYDTVLSWGDARLGNCMYRDFAPVAVLDWEMASIGPRELDVAWIVFGHRVFHVIANNFGLPGMPDFMHVDDVRATYAAHSGVDLGDLTWYTMFAALNYSVVFLRAGGRQIHFGEMERPGDIEVLLHHRALVEELLAELGA is encoded by the coding sequence ATGTCTCCGTCTCCCGATGACCAGGGCATGCGCCTACAGCGCAGCAGCCGCGACCCCGCCGCCCTCGTCCCGCGCCTCACCGAATGGCTGGCGACGCAGCTGCCCGACGGGGCCGATCCGGAGCTCACCCTGGGGTCCGGCATCGACAGCAACGGCATGTCGTCGGAAACCCTGACCCTCACTCTGCGCTGGCGAGAAGGCGGACAGACGCAGGTCGCCGATCTGATCGCGCGGGTGGTGCCGTCCGCCGGCGACTTCCCCGTCTACGAGCACTACAACCTGCCGGACCAATTCGACGTCATGCGCATCGTGGCCGAAGCCACCGATGTCCGCGTCCCGCGGGTGCGCTTCCTCGAGCCGACCGGCGACGTGCTGGGCTCGCCGTTTCTTCTCATGGACCGCGTCGAGGGCGAGGTGCCGCCCGATGTCATGCCCTACACCTTCGGCGGCAACTGGCTCTTCGACGCCACCCCGGAGCAGCAGCGCCGAGTGCAGGAGGGCACCGTCGAGGCGCTCGCCAAACTGCACGCGATTCCTGATGCGGCAACCACTTTCGCGTTCCTCGACCCGCGATATCCGGGGGAGAGCGTGCTCGAACGAAACCTGAACCGGGCCCGGGCGTGGTACGAGTTCGCGGCGCGCGATATCGGCCCCTCGCCGCTGGTGGAGCGAATCCTGGCGTGGCTCAAGGCCAATCTGCCGGAGCCCTCGTCGTATGACACCGTGCTCTCCTGGGGTGATGCGCGGCTCGGCAACTGTATGTACCGGGACTTCGCACCGGTCGCGGTGCTCGACTGGGAAATGGCGTCCATCGGCCCCCGCGAGCTCGATGTGGCCTGGATCGTGTTCGGGCACCGCGTCTTTCACGTCATCGCCAACAACTTCGGGCTGCCGGGCATGCCGGACTTCATGCACGTGGACGATGTGCGGGCGACCTATGCCGCGCACTCGGGCGTGGATCTGGGCGACCTCACCTGGTACACGATGTTCGCCGCCCTGAACTACAGCGTCGTCTTCCTGCGCGCCGGTGGCCGGCAGATCCATTTCGGCGAGATGGAACGCCCCGGCGATATCGAGGTGCTGCTGCACCACCGGGCGCTCGTGGAAGAACTGCTCGCCGAACTCGGCGCCTGA